DNA from Deltaproteobacteria bacterium:
TGGTCCTTGACGGCGGATTTTCCTGGGCCGACGATCACGGGGCCGGTGTGCTTCTGGGGCTTAAGCTTCGTTCTCACCTGGGCGATCATCTGGAAGAGTTTATCACCGCAGGCAAGCTGATTTTCGGAATATGCAACGGCTTTCAGGCCCTGGTGAACATGGGATTACTCCCCGGCATGGATGGTGATTACCAGACCCGCACCGTGGCCCTCACGGCCAATGACTGTGGAAATTTCCGCAACGACTGGGTCTGCCTGGTGGCAGACCCCGGCTCCAGGTGCGTTTTTACACAAGGCCTGGCCAGGATTGACCTGCCTATCCGCCACGCCGAAGGCAAGTTCTACGCCTCATCAGAAACAATCCATAGGCTCAAGGATTCCGGCCAGGTGGCCCTGAGATACGCCACGCCAGACTATGAACCGGCCCAAGGCGCTTTTCCATACAACCCCAATGGTTCACTCGATGACATCGCGGGTATCTGTGACGAGACCGGCCGCATCTTCGGGCTGATGCCTCACCCTGAGGCCTTTCACCACCTGTCCAATCATCCCGACTGGACCAGGACCCTGGACCGAATGAGACGCTCAGGCCAAACCCCCACAGATCTGGACGGCCACGGCCTCCTCATCTTTCGCAATGCCGTGCAATACGCGAAAAAAAACCTGCTCTGAGTTCCATCCAACCAATTGAAAGAATAGAAACCATTAACCGCGGAGAGCGCAGAGATAATAAAAGGAAATTCTTTTTCAGGAGGCGAAAATGAAGCCTGAGACATGGGCTGAGGTGGTAACCGTTGGTTCGGAACTGGTACTCGGCCAGCTGGTGGATACAAACGCCGCTTATATGGCCCGGGCCCTGTCCGATATCGGAGTGGGCCTGGCCTATCACACCACCGTGGGTGACGACCGGAAGAGGATGTCAGAAGCCTTTCAAATTGCCTTGGATAGATGCCAGGTCGTGATCACCACCGGCGGGATCGGGCCGACTGAGGACGATCTGACGCGGGAAGTCTGGGCTGAGGTCCTGGGACGGGAGCTTTGCTTTCATCCAGAGCTGTGGGAATGGATCCAGGAGCTGTTTAAGCGGGCGGGCTTCAAGCTGTCTCCGAATAATCGCCGCCAGGCTTTCATTCCCGATGGGGCGGAAGTCATTCCCAACCCCAGAGGCACGGCGCCGGCCTTCTGTTATGAGACCGGCGACCGCATCGTTTTTTGTCTGCCCGGTGTGCCCAGAGAGGTGGAGCCCATGATCAAGGAGGAGGCTTTACCTCGCCTGGTGAAGAAATACGATCTGGGCGGCCAGGTCATCCAGAATCGTGTCCTCAAGGTTTACGGCCTGGGCGAGAGCAATGTGGACGCCCAGCTCAAGGAGATTATCGTTTCATCGAAAAATCCGACCATCGGCCTCCAGGCCTCCCAGTTTGAAACCATGGTCCGGCTGACCGCTCGGGCCGGGAGCGCAGAGGAAGCCCTGCGCCTGCTGGATCAGGGTGAAGCCCGCATTCAGGAGAAGGTCGGACCATTCATCTTCGGCCATGATAAGGAAACCCTGGCCGGAAACACGGCCCGACTGCTCGAAGAGAAAGGGCAAAGCCTGGCCGTGGTGGACGCGGTTACCAGAGGGGTAATCTGCTCAGAATTGGGACGGGCGGTCAGAACGGATTTATTTAAAGGCGGCTTGATCCTTGATCATCCATCGCCTCCAGCCGAATTGTGTACCCGAACCCGCAAGGAGTTCGAGGCAGACGTCTGCCTAACTGCGGCCGGATTTTTTGAGAATGAACGGCTCAGGGTCGAGGTCCATGTCAGCGGACCTGAGGCGCAGTACGAACGATCTCAGGTTTTCGGCGGCCCGCTTCCCATAAGGCTCACACGGGCCGGGACAATGGTCCTCTTCACCTTGTACCGTTTTTTACGGGGAGATTGACAGGAATGAGCGGCGTGAACCTGAAAAATGTGGCCGTGGTTCTTCACCAGCCCCAGCTTTCAGAAAACATCGGCACCGCGGCCCGCGCCGCAGGCAACATGGGCCTGGGCCGGTTGATCGTGGTTGAGCCTAGGCAGATGGAGGAAGATATCATCATGGCTGCAGCCACCAGGGTCGGCCAACGTCTAGCTCAAGACCTGGCGGTTTATGACAATCTAGCCGAGGCCCTGTCTGATTTTAATTACGTGGTCGGCACCACGGCCCGGACAGGGCCAAAGCGCGGCCCCTTCTCGTCCCCCAGGGCGCTGGCCCGGAAGCTGATTGAACTGAGTCAGGACAACCGCATCGCCATTGTCTTCGGACCGGAAAGGACAGGGCTGACATCGGCAGAACTGCGCCTCTGCCAGGCCGTTGTTTCCATCCCCACGGCTTCTCCGGCGACAAGTTCCCTCAACCTGGCCCAGGCGGTGCTGATCATGGGTTACGAACTCCTCATGGCTCAGTCTGATGAAATTCCAACCCCACGGATAAATCTCGCTCCGGCCCATGAAGTCCAGGCCATGTATGATCATTTGAAAAAGGCGCTTCTCGAGCTGCGCTTCCTGCCTGAGGAGAACCCAGATTACTGGCTCATGAGTTTTGGGCGCATTTTTAACCGGGCCGGGTTGACCCATGAAGACTGCAACCTGGTGCGCGGCCTGGCCCGCCAGATTCTGTATGTGACCCAGCACGGGTCCTGGCCGAAGAAAGAGAAGGCTAAATAGGTTATCAGATTTATCCTTGAGTCTCAGTAGCCGATTTTACAGGTTGCTTCAAATATTCGGCGGGATCTCTTTTGTCCAATTCTTCCTTCATTTGTTTTTCTTGTACTGCACCTGGTTCCTTAGACACACATTAAGCCTCAGACGGGTGGCCTCGACAACTTGTTGTCGAGGTCGCGAAGCGACAAGAGGGTTGATCGGAACGGGTTGGCCAGGTATGATGAACCCATGAAAAAAAGGCTTATCCACGACCCTAAAGGTCATGCGCATTTCATTACGTTTTCCTGGTACAAGAGACGCCGCCTTCTGGATGAGCCACGAACTAGGCATATTGTGGTCAGTGTATTAGCCTCACAACTGCTAAAACAAAATGGGAACTGCCTTGGTTTTGTTATTATGCCTGATCATGTACATGCTCTCGTCCGGTTCCCTGAGCAAGGACAACTC
Protein-coding regions in this window:
- a CDS encoding phosphoribosylformylglycinamidine synthase subunit PurQ, with protein sequence MTQVKETLKKKARALVLSGFGINCDLETEYALRCAGAEAERVHVNELISLCRQGPGLASYHILVLDGGFSWADDHGAGVLLGLKLRSHLGDHLEEFITAGKLIFGICNGFQALVNMGLLPGMDGDYQTRTVALTANDCGNFRNDWVCLVADPGSRCVFTQGLARIDLPIRHAEGKFYASSETIHRLKDSGQVALRYATPDYEPAQGAFPYNPNGSLDDIAGICDETGRIFGLMPHPEAFHHLSNHPDWTRTLDRMRRSGQTPTDLDGHGLLIFRNAVQYAKKNLL
- a CDS encoding TrmJ/YjtD family RNA methyltransferase, giving the protein MSGVNLKNVAVVLHQPQLSENIGTAARAAGNMGLGRLIVVEPRQMEEDIIMAAATRVGQRLAQDLAVYDNLAEALSDFNYVVGTTARTGPKRGPFSSPRALARKLIELSQDNRIAIVFGPERTGLTSAELRLCQAVVSIPTASPATSSLNLAQAVLIMGYELLMAQSDEIPTPRINLAPAHEVQAMYDHLKKALLELRFLPEENPDYWLMSFGRIFNRAGLTHEDCNLVRGLARQILYVTQHGSWPKKEKAK
- a CDS encoding CinA family nicotinamide mononucleotide deamidase-related protein, coding for MKPETWAEVVTVGSELVLGQLVDTNAAYMARALSDIGVGLAYHTTVGDDRKRMSEAFQIALDRCQVVITTGGIGPTEDDLTREVWAEVLGRELCFHPELWEWIQELFKRAGFKLSPNNRRQAFIPDGAEVIPNPRGTAPAFCYETGDRIVFCLPGVPREVEPMIKEEALPRLVKKYDLGGQVIQNRVLKVYGLGESNVDAQLKEIIVSSKNPTIGLQASQFETMVRLTARAGSAEEALRLLDQGEARIQEKVGPFIFGHDKETLAGNTARLLEEKGQSLAVVDAVTRGVICSELGRAVRTDLFKGGLILDHPSPPAELCTRTRKEFEADVCLTAAGFFENERLRVEVHVSGPEAQYERSQVFGGPLPIRLTRAGTMVLFTLYRFLRGD